One segment of Gemmatimonadaceae bacterium DNA contains the following:
- a CDS encoding AarF/ABC1/UbiB kinase family protein translates to MAAMSAGVTGSYLGYLAQSAFLSEEKRGRKLKATHTKAARRVSEDLMALRGPAMKLGQTLSLHTDLLHAETLAELSKLQMQAPGMHPSLVRAQFRSSVGRDPEESYKTFTPEPFAAASLGQVHYATLKNGEQVAVKIQYPGIRDAIENDFKWFRAVSKPAQLSQYLPESAVDELRAQIIAECDYEREAENVAFFRRHLARLPYVDVPYVHAKLSTDKVLTMSVVRGEYLDSFLAKRPSQRLRNLVGERLFELFYFQLMEMQALHADPHWGKARSYPEETSLPGAPSAPGSPSISGPPSRSPDATRPRSAPHPGQTASRSFPKDCPGSDCRTASRSSRRPSPS, encoded by the coding sequence ATGGCAGCGATGAGCGCCGGCGTCACAGGCAGCTATCTCGGGTATCTCGCGCAGAGTGCGTTTCTCTCCGAGGAGAAACGCGGCAGGAAGCTGAAAGCCACCCACACGAAGGCGGCGAGACGAGTCAGCGAGGATCTCATGGCGCTCCGGGGTCCGGCGATGAAACTCGGTCAGACCTTGAGCCTGCACACCGATCTGCTTCACGCGGAAACCCTGGCCGAGCTGTCGAAGCTGCAGATGCAGGCTCCCGGAATGCACCCGTCGCTGGTGCGCGCGCAGTTCAGAAGCAGCGTCGGCCGGGACCCGGAGGAAAGCTATAAAACGTTCACGCCAGAACCGTTTGCCGCGGCTTCTCTGGGGCAGGTGCACTACGCGACGCTGAAAAATGGCGAGCAGGTGGCGGTCAAGATTCAGTATCCGGGTATCCGCGACGCAATCGAGAACGACTTCAAGTGGTTTCGGGCCGTGTCGAAGCCCGCGCAGTTGTCGCAATACCTGCCGGAGAGTGCTGTTGACGAGCTACGGGCGCAGATCATCGCCGAGTGCGACTATGAACGGGAGGCAGAGAACGTGGCCTTCTTTCGGAGGCATCTCGCGCGCCTGCCTTACGTCGATGTGCCGTACGTCCATGCGAAACTCTCGACAGACAAGGTGCTGACGATGTCTGTGGTACGCGGCGAGTATCTCGATTCGTTTCTGGCGAAGCGTCCGTCGCAGCGGTTGAGAAATCTGGTTGGCGAGCGCCTGTTCGAGCTGTTCTATTTTCAGCTGATGGAAATGCAGGCGCTGCATGCGGATCCCCACTGGGGAAAGGCGCGTTCGTACCCTGAAGAAACGTCACTCCCAGGGGCGCCGAGTGCGCCTGGATCCCCTTCGATATCCGGTCCGCCGTCGCGCAGTCCAGACGCGACCCGTCCGCGTTCTGCTCCACATCCCGGTCAAACGGCATCCCGTTCATTCCCGAAGGACTGTCCGGGTTCGGATTGCAGAACGGCCAGCCGTAGTTCCCGCCGTCCCTCACCTTCGTGA
- a CDS encoding TetR family transcriptional regulator, translating to MPENSAPGTRNTSVARGRPARSTKKVAPKGKKAAAGRRKVAPRAKKAAFGTKKPALGTKKVSPGRRETNREATRQRIVAAALHLFETRGFEAATTRQIARRAKIAEGTVFNYFATKEDIALHFFELEVDHAIAAVRARKSLRKAPLEEKLFALIQSQIEYLTPYENFIGAAFVQALRPSSRLGFSLQAMALRTRYMAFVEELIEESLPNRSISSMTWVAPHAFWIYYVGVLLYWLHDSSASKQNTLAFLERSLRLGVSVLRKGTIV from the coding sequence ATGCCTGAAAACTCAGCCCCCGGAACCCGAAACACATCTGTTGCTCGCGGACGCCCTGCGCGTTCAACGAAAAAGGTCGCGCCCAAAGGGAAAAAGGCTGCAGCCGGACGGAGAAAAGTCGCGCCTCGGGCAAAAAAAGCTGCGTTCGGAACGAAAAAACCTGCGCTCGGAACCAAGAAAGTCTCGCCGGGACGGAGAGAAACGAACAGGGAAGCAACGCGACAGCGGATTGTTGCTGCAGCCCTGCACCTGTTCGAGACGCGGGGATTTGAAGCCGCAACGACCCGGCAGATAGCGCGCCGGGCGAAAATCGCGGAAGGCACGGTATTCAATTACTTCGCAACGAAGGAGGATATTGCACTTCATTTCTTCGAGCTCGAGGTAGATCACGCAATTGCTGCTGTCCGGGCCAGAAAGTCGCTCCGCAAGGCACCTCTCGAAGAAAAGCTGTTCGCCCTCATCCAGAGTCAGATCGAGTATCTCACCCCGTACGAAAATTTCATCGGGGCGGCTTTCGTACAGGCACTCCGTCCTTCGTCAAGGCTCGGATTCAGTCTCCAGGCAATGGCCCTTCGAACCCGGTACATGGCATTCGTTGAGGAATTGATCGAGGAATCACTGCCGAACAGAAGCATCAGCTCCATGACCTGGGTCGCGCCGCATGCGTTCTGGATCTACTACGTGGGTGTGCTGCTGTACTGGCTGCACGATTCGTCTGCGTCGAAGCAGAACACTCTGGCCTTTCTCGAGCGCTCTTTGCGCCTCGGAGTCAGCGTGCTTCGCAAGGGGACGATTGTATGA
- a CDS encoding DUF937 domain-containing protein, which translates to MNTIYDSVMDQLGGSNMTQLSQQLGADEATTHTAVQTALPMLLAGLARNSAQPQGAAALSTALEDHRGGVLGGLGGLLGNAQSGPGGAILGHIFGSRRTPVEAGVSKATGLDPSQIGKLLMVLAPIVMSVLAQKRAQAPRASMPGTPAPSGAPGGYQEAGDLGPMLDNEAREATRRAPGGLGGLIGILDRDGDGNPLNDLGKLGGMLGR; encoded by the coding sequence ATGAATACCATTTACGACTCAGTGATGGATCAGCTCGGAGGCTCGAACATGACGCAACTGAGCCAGCAGCTCGGCGCCGATGAGGCAACGACCCACACGGCTGTGCAAACTGCTTTGCCCATGCTCCTCGCCGGGCTTGCCCGAAACAGCGCCCAGCCCCAGGGTGCCGCGGCGCTAAGCACAGCGCTCGAGGACCACAGGGGTGGAGTGCTCGGCGGTCTTGGAGGGCTGCTCGGTAACGCGCAGTCCGGGCCGGGCGGCGCAATCCTTGGACATATCTTCGGGAGCAGGCGCACGCCTGTCGAGGCGGGCGTGAGCAAGGCGACGGGACTCGATCCGTCGCAGATCGGGAAGCTGCTGATGGTGCTCGCACCGATCGTGATGTCGGTTCTGGCGCAGAAGCGCGCCCAGGCCCCACGGGCTTCGATGCCGGGAACACCGGCGCCCAGCGGCGCACCGGGAGGATATCAGGAAGCCGGAGACCTTGGCCCGATGCTGGACAACGAAGCGCGCGAGGCGACACGCCGTGCTCCGGGCGGACTCGGCGGTCTGATCGGCATCCTCGACCGGGACGGTGACGGCAACCCGCTCAACGACCTTGGCAAGCTGGGAGGCATGCTCGGGCGCTGA
- the aac(3) gene encoding aminoglycoside 3-N-acetyltransferase codes for MYCRDQLSIDLRSLGVSAGDVVMVHASVRSFGELAGGPDDIHLALKDVLTPTGTLMMYASCPRYVDEVGRGGLTPEQELEILEKLPPFDAATARSDRSNGALVELFRTYPGARVNNHVARFVAWGARADELFARQPWDYAFGHGSPLERFVDLDGKILLLGSDHDTVTFLHYAEHIVQIPEKRVARFKVPVAVNGERVWRDMEEFDTSSTGAHANWPDRFFAEIVDAYLAATANAGGRIGDAHSHLLSARGLLAFALPIMEQTAYSPRGLGVSS; via the coding sequence ATGTATTGCCGAGACCAGCTCAGTATCGACCTTCGATCGCTTGGCGTGTCAGCCGGGGATGTCGTCATGGTGCATGCTTCAGTGCGTTCGTTTGGTGAGCTTGCGGGAGGACCGGACGACATTCATCTCGCACTGAAGGACGTCCTCACTCCGACGGGCACGTTGATGATGTACGCCAGCTGCCCGCGCTACGTCGATGAAGTTGGCCGCGGTGGGCTGACCCCCGAACAGGAACTGGAAATCCTCGAGAAGCTCCCGCCATTCGATGCCGCCACCGCTCGCTCGGATCGAAGCAACGGCGCTCTGGTCGAGCTGTTCAGAACGTATCCCGGAGCCCGGGTCAATAATCACGTCGCGCGATTTGTTGCGTGGGGCGCACGCGCGGACGAATTATTTGCCAGGCAGCCGTGGGATTATGCGTTCGGACACGGTTCCCCTCTCGAGCGATTTGTCGATCTCGACGGCAAGATCCTGCTGCTCGGCTCCGATCACGACACAGTCACGTTTCTGCACTACGCTGAGCACATTGTGCAGATCCCGGAAAAGCGGGTGGCCCGTTTCAAGGTTCCAGTGGCAGTCAACGGTGAGCGGGTCTGGCGTGACATGGAGGAATTCGATACATCCTCCACCGGTGCTCACGCAAACTGGCCAGATCGTTTTTTCGCGGAGATAGTCGACGCGTACCTGGCAGCGACCGCGAACGCGGGGGGCCGGATTGGGGATGCGCATTCGCATCTCCTCAGCGCTCGGGGCCTGCTTGCCTTCGCGCTGCCGATCATGGAGCAGACCGCCTATTCCCCGAGGGGTCTTGGCGTTTCCTCGTAG
- a CDS encoding YpdA family putative bacillithiol disulfide reductase, with the protein MQPRIDAHEAVIIAGAGPIGLACAISARRRGIDPLVIDAGAIVNSIVRYPTGMMFFTTPERLEIGNHPIVCAGAKPNREEAMMYYRGVARAEQLRVRTFTRLARAERTGGHVICTLETATGPQHITCDRLVLSTGYFDRPNQLNVPGESLPHVRHYFDEAHISWGLDVVVVGGKNSAVEAALQLYRAGARVTLVYRGHALKPSVKFWLRPDLDNRIKAGEIQTRLGATVDSIEPGAMTIRTSDGETERLAADRVYALTGFTPEFDLFQSMGIDLDPVTQRPSLNPDTLETNVEGIHMAGSIVSGRAISEVFIENGRYDGEKIFGGPDARRRATELYEETPRPLGE; encoded by the coding sequence ATGCAGCCACGTATCGACGCGCACGAGGCAGTCATCATTGCCGGCGCCGGACCAATCGGACTCGCCTGCGCCATTTCCGCCCGCCGGCGCGGCATCGATCCGCTGGTGATCGACGCAGGCGCCATCGTGAACTCAATTGTCCGATATCCGACCGGAATGATGTTCTTTACAACGCCGGAACGGCTCGAAATAGGCAACCATCCGATCGTCTGCGCAGGCGCCAAGCCGAACCGCGAGGAGGCGATGATGTACTACCGCGGAGTCGCGCGAGCGGAGCAGCTCCGCGTGCGGACATTCACACGCCTGGCGAGAGCCGAACGCACGGGTGGTCATGTCATCTGTACTCTCGAGACCGCAACCGGCCCTCAGCACATCACATGCGACCGGCTGGTGCTTTCCACCGGTTATTTCGACCGGCCCAACCAGCTGAACGTGCCGGGCGAAAGTCTTCCGCACGTCCGCCACTATTTTGATGAGGCACACATCAGCTGGGGACTCGATGTCGTCGTCGTCGGCGGCAAGAACTCGGCGGTTGAAGCGGCGCTGCAGCTCTACCGGGCGGGCGCGAGGGTCACGCTCGTCTATCGCGGTCACGCGCTCAAGCCGAGCGTCAAGTTCTGGCTTCGGCCCGACCTCGACAATCGGATCAAGGCCGGCGAAATACAGACACGGCTCGGCGCGACGGTTGACTCGATCGAACCCGGGGCGATGACGATTCGGACCAGCGATGGTGAAACGGAGCGACTGGCCGCGGATCGAGTCTACGCACTGACCGGGTTCACGCCGGAATTCGACTTGTTCCAGTCGATGGGGATCGATCTCGATCCAGTTACCCAGCGACCCTCACTGAATCCGGATACGCTCGAGACCAACGTCGAGGGTATTCACATGGCGGGCAGCATCGTGTCAGGCCGCGCCATCTCCGAAGTGTTCATCGAGAATGGGCGTTACGATGGAGAAAAAATCTTCGGTGGACCTGACGCTCGCAGGCGCGCCACCGAGCTCTACGAGGAAACGCCAAGACCCCTCGGGGAATAG
- a CDS encoding NAD(P)/FAD-dependent oxidoreductase encodes MHVISDITIIGGGPTGLFASFYAGMRGATARIVDTLPQLGGQLTALYPEKYIFDVAGFPKVLAKDLVRDLAAQAAQFAFPSFLGEHVTGLEEEDGHFVLVTDTDRFPTRSVLIAAGIGAFSPRRLPQQCAEPWYGRGIFDNVADPEKFRGQKIVIIGGGDSAFDWAHQLSDRASAVTLVHRSDKYRAHGATVAEVNAAAAAGRTTMLPFHELHEVIGEGGRLTGITLREVKTKETRHVDADAVLPMLGFISDIGPLAEWGLNLEKHEIVVNSLMETGRPGIYAAGDITSYPGKLKLIATGFAEAATAVNQAFHWIYPEKKVNPGHSSNLAVFGQKDD; translated from the coding sequence ATGCACGTCATCTCCGACATCACAATTATCGGCGGCGGTCCGACGGGGCTTTTCGCTTCGTTCTACGCGGGCATGCGCGGCGCAACCGCCCGGATCGTCGACACGCTGCCTCAGCTTGGCGGCCAGCTCACCGCGCTTTACCCTGAGAAATACATCTTCGACGTCGCGGGGTTTCCGAAGGTGCTCGCCAAGGATCTCGTCCGCGATCTGGCAGCCCAGGCGGCCCAGTTCGCGTTCCCGTCTTTCCTGGGCGAGCATGTAACCGGTCTGGAAGAAGAGGATGGTCATTTCGTTCTCGTCACCGATACTGACCGGTTCCCCACCAGGTCGGTGCTGATCGCTGCCGGGATCGGAGCTTTCTCACCGCGGCGCCTGCCACAGCAGTGCGCTGAGCCGTGGTATGGGCGGGGAATCTTCGACAACGTCGCCGATCCCGAAAAATTCCGGGGCCAGAAGATCGTGATCATCGGCGGCGGCGATTCCGCTTTCGACTGGGCGCATCAGTTGAGCGATCGTGCTTCAGCGGTGACGCTCGTTCACCGGAGCGACAAGTACCGCGCTCACGGAGCCACTGTCGCCGAGGTGAATGCTGCGGCGGCGGCGGGACGAACGACGATGCTGCCCTTTCATGAGCTGCACGAGGTCATCGGCGAGGGGGGCCGGCTCACGGGGATCACCCTTCGCGAAGTGAAGACGAAGGAAACGCGGCATGTGGACGCCGACGCGGTGCTGCCGATGCTCGGGTTCATCAGCGACATCGGTCCGCTCGCGGAATGGGGGCTCAACCTCGAAAAACACGAGATTGTCGTGAACTCCCTCATGGAGACCGGCCGGCCAGGTATTTACGCAGCGGGAGACATCACTTCATATCCCGGAAAGCTGAAGCTGATTGCGACGGGATTCGCGGAGGCTGCGACCGCCGTGAACCAGGCCTTCCACTGGATCTATCCGGAAAAGAAGGTGAATCCGGGTCACAGTTCCAATCTGGCGGTGTTCGGGCAGAAGGACGACTAG
- a CDS encoding carboxypeptidase regulatory-like domain-containing protein — translation MAITAAAAFVALAAHVAPIGAQGTDASVMGTIRASDGQPVDAALVIVRNVSTGFQSQQQTRPNGGFLFPQLPLGGPYTVSVRRLGFRAEAKQGYQVNQGERVQVDFTLTPAAADLAAVVVSGEAATGARKERLGASTKIGSGEIQEIPTANRNFTDLVSLAPTVSNGLNIGGNRTTAVDVRVDGVQARSQLGGGEVGRGPFTLSLEAIREFEIVTNSYDVTHGRGGAGSVNAVTKTGTNDFQAAVFGYHRNENLAGARDFIGRGRELRQQDITQWGGSVGGPIVRNKAHYFFTFDRQDQKEPFFVLDLRTPQDENDAGIAKDSLTRLIDILGRKYGMTTSEQAVGAYTRAPVANTIFGRIDWDLNGRHRLTMRHNFSNWTNPQNGTSDQGRQLLYEARHSFWSQENQGLVSLRSNLSPSVQNELKFAVTDAQRRWSPNVILPRGDVRIRSTLPNGSQREQTVRFGGHRYAPERNREVQYQLINTTYLQRGNQIFTFGVDNSVTYLNTYLSIETGGLFDFNSLADLEAMRASRYRRDVPLLSPEPTSKQYVADLAAFAQTEWRPSPWVTATAGLRYDVTSFLTKPARNEIVERTLGLRTDVSPSDWNNLQPRAQVTWDVTRDGRNVVRVGGGAFTSQAAYYNHVNHILKSGEELAGVDLRGADVPVPDFLRYREDRGSIPGVPAGAATTTSIDLFSENFQIPSTWKANATYQHLFGRFLSVSGTLQYSRTADNYHYIDRNRVEQPFFTLSNEGGRPVWVPASSITSAGQTFQPASFKTQEVGRVLQLVSAGKLQQKAAILEAGLSLPRSSSLNASYTLNDTRDNSSYNCCVSRTATLFTPNTGDPNDLDALRAPSDNSFRHKLAVFGTLPNLWGFQIGGRYVGNSGRPFSLVVNRDINGDDAAANDLAFIFDPNSPSTPRDVADALRRVMANDSSIARHYISSRIGQFAERNGLRAPWVNRFDIGLTKRLATIRGQQAELSVDVFNFLNLLNKEWGGQRFAGGTQSLYDVVSFDQTTRQYKYRVNENVGVLRRTGDPYQLQAGVRYSF, via the coding sequence ATGGCAATAACCGCGGCTGCCGCTTTCGTGGCCCTGGCCGCCCACGTCGCGCCTATTGGCGCACAGGGTACGGATGCATCGGTCATGGGTACGATCCGCGCGTCGGATGGTCAGCCTGTCGACGCAGCACTCGTAATAGTGCGCAACGTCTCGACGGGATTCCAGTCGCAGCAGCAGACTCGCCCCAATGGCGGATTTCTTTTCCCCCAGCTGCCGCTGGGCGGCCCCTACACCGTGTCTGTCCGTCGCCTGGGCTTCCGCGCAGAGGCGAAGCAGGGGTATCAGGTCAATCAGGGCGAGCGCGTTCAGGTCGACTTCACGCTCACGCCGGCGGCGGCCGACCTTGCCGCCGTTGTCGTCAGCGGTGAAGCCGCAACAGGCGCGCGCAAGGAACGGCTGGGGGCAAGCACCAAGATCGGCAGCGGCGAAATTCAGGAGATCCCGACGGCCAACCGGAATTTCACCGACCTCGTGAGTCTCGCCCCGACTGTCAGCAACGGTCTGAACATCGGCGGCAACCGCACGACCGCCGTTGACGTCCGTGTCGACGGCGTGCAGGCGCGCAGCCAGCTCGGCGGAGGAGAGGTCGGTCGCGGCCCGTTCACACTCTCACTCGAAGCCATCCGCGAGTTCGAGATCGTCACGAACTCCTACGACGTTACGCACGGTCGAGGCGGGGCCGGATCGGTCAACGCGGTTACCAAGACCGGTACCAATGATTTTCAGGCGGCCGTTTTCGGCTATCACCGCAACGAAAATCTCGCTGGAGCCCGTGACTTCATTGGGCGTGGTCGCGAATTGCGCCAGCAGGACATAACTCAATGGGGCGGCAGTGTCGGCGGTCCGATCGTGCGGAACAAGGCGCACTACTTCTTCACGTTTGATCGCCAGGATCAGAAAGAACCCTTCTTCGTGCTTGACTTGCGCACACCACAGGACGAGAACGACGCGGGCATCGCGAAGGACTCACTTACCCGCCTGATTGATATCTTGGGGCGCAAGTACGGGATGACCACGAGCGAGCAGGCAGTCGGAGCGTACACTCGCGCGCCGGTCGCGAACACCATCTTCGGTCGGATCGACTGGGATCTCAATGGACGGCACCGGCTGACCATGCGCCACAACTTCAGCAACTGGACCAATCCCCAGAACGGCACCAGCGACCAGGGGCGCCAGCTGCTTTATGAGGCGCGGCACAGTTTCTGGTCGCAGGAGAACCAGGGGCTCGTGTCGCTGAGATCAAACCTGTCGCCGAGCGTTCAGAACGAGCTCAAGTTCGCCGTAACCGACGCCCAGCGCCGATGGTCGCCGAACGTGATACTTCCGCGGGGCGACGTGCGCATCCGCTCGACGTTGCCCAACGGCTCGCAGCGCGAGCAGACGGTCCGCTTCGGCGGACATCGCTATGCCCCGGAGCGCAATCGCGAAGTGCAGTACCAGCTCATCAACACGACCTACCTGCAGCGCGGAAATCAGATCTTTACGTTCGGCGTCGACAACTCCGTCACCTACCTGAACACATATCTGTCGATCGAGACCGGAGGCCTTTTCGACTTCAACAGCCTCGCCGATCTCGAGGCGATGCGGGCTTCGCGCTACCGCCGTGATGTACCCCTCCTCTCGCCGGAGCCGACGTCGAAACAGTACGTGGCCGATTTGGCCGCGTTCGCGCAGACCGAGTGGCGTCCCAGTCCGTGGGTCACCGCAACCGCCGGCCTCCGATACGACGTGACGAGCTTCCTCACCAAGCCGGCGCGCAACGAGATCGTCGAGCGCACGCTCGGGCTCCGAACCGATGTGAGCCCCAGCGACTGGAACAATCTGCAGCCACGCGCCCAGGTTACGTGGGACGTCACGCGCGATGGACGCAATGTCGTTCGCGTTGGCGGAGGCGCTTTCACCTCCCAGGCCGCGTACTACAATCATGTCAACCACATCCTCAAGAGCGGCGAGGAACTGGCCGGCGTCGACCTTCGTGGTGCCGACGTCCCAGTTCCGGACTTTCTGCGCTACCGCGAGGACCGGGGGAGTATTCCCGGCGTTCCCGCCGGAGCGGCGACGACGACTTCGATCGATCTCTTCAGTGAGAACTTCCAGATTCCGTCAACATGGAAGGCGAACGCCACCTATCAGCACCTTTTCGGGCGCTTCCTCTCGGTCTCGGGCACGCTTCAGTATTCCCGCACCGCCGACAACTATCATTACATCGACCGGAACCGGGTGGAGCAGCCTTTCTTCACGCTGAGCAACGAAGGCGGCCGGCCGGTGTGGGTTCCGGCGAGCAGCATCACATCCGCAGGGCAGACATTTCAGCCGGCTTCTTTCAAGACGCAGGAGGTTGGGCGAGTCCTTCAGCTCGTTTCGGCAGGAAAACTCCAGCAGAAAGCGGCAATCCTGGAGGCAGGGCTGAGCCTGCCGCGATCGAGCTCGCTGAATGCGTCGTACACGCTGAATGACACACGCGACAACAGCTCGTACAACTGCTGTGTTTCGCGTACCGCGACGCTGTTCACGCCGAACACGGGTGATCCGAATGACCTCGACGCGCTGCGGGCTCCGTCGGACAACAGCTTTCGACACAAGCTCGCCGTCTTCGGAACGCTGCCGAATCTCTGGGGCTTCCAGATTGGTGGTCGCTACGTCGGAAACAGCGGCCGGCCTTTCTCGCTCGTCGTCAATCGCGACATAAATGGTGATGACGCGGCGGCGAACGACCTCGCGTTTATCTTCGATCCGAACAGTCCGTCAACACCCCGTGATGTCGCCGACGCGCTCCGGCGAGTGATGGCCAACGACAGCAGCATTGCCCGCCACTACATCAGCAGTCGAATCGGTCAGTTTGCGGAGCGGAATGGCCTCCGTGCTCCGTGGGTTAATCGCTTCGACATCGGATTGACGAAACGTCTTGCGACGATCCGCGGGCAACAGGCGGAGCTTTCGGTCGATGTCTTCAATTTCCTTAACCTGCTGAACAAGGAGTGGGGCGGACAACGATTTGCTGGCGGCACACAGTCGCTCTACGATGTCGTCAGCTTCGATCAGACTACCCGACAGTACAAGTACCGGGTGAACGAAAATGTGGGCGTGCTTCGCAGGACCGGTGACCCTTACCAGCTTCAGGCAGGCGTTCGCTATAGTTTTTGA
- a CDS encoding cob(I)yrinic acid a,c-diamide adenosyltransferase — protein sequence MIGPTSHVQATALYGSGIGVPSCSSQVVATLLQMKIYTKTGDEGQTGLFGGGRVSKDDPRVEAYGDVDELNAVLGVVRAADVMPRIDEVIVPIQRDLFSIGALLATPDIVKMHQHLDKAQIHDARIFELEQQMDECDRELEPLRAFIVPGGTPKAASLHVARTVCRRAERRVIHLQREVEIPQIVVVYLNRLSDLLFTLARLANARAGAGEVTW from the coding sequence ATGATCGGTCCCACAAGTCACGTTCAGGCGACCGCGTTGTATGGGTCTGGTATCGGCGTTCCCTCGTGCAGCAGCCAGGTTGTCGCGACATTACTCCAAATGAAGATCTACACGAAGACTGGAGACGAGGGCCAAACCGGCCTGTTCGGCGGCGGCCGGGTCTCCAAGGACGACCCGCGCGTCGAAGCCTACGGTGACGTCGATGAGCTGAATGCCGTGCTCGGCGTGGTTCGCGCCGCCGATGTCATGCCCCGCATCGATGAGGTCATCGTTCCAATCCAGCGAGACCTGTTCAGTATCGGCGCCCTTCTCGCCACACCTGACATCGTGAAGATGCACCAGCACCTCGACAAGGCTCAGATTCATGACGCTCGCATCTTTGAGCTCGAACAGCAGATGGACGAGTGCGATCGCGAGCTCGAGCCGCTCCGGGCATTCATCGTCCCGGGGGGTACTCCGAAAGCTGCCTCGCTGCACGTTGCGCGCACCGTTTGCCGGCGCGCCGAGCGTCGGGTGATTCACCTGCAGCGAGAGGTGGAGATTCCGCAAATCGTGGTGGTGTATCTCAACCGCCTTTCCGACCTGCTGTTCACGCTCGCCCGGCTGGCAAACGCGCGGGCTGGTGCCGGGGAAGTCACCTGGTAG